In Penaeus vannamei isolate JL-2024 chromosome 24, ASM4276789v1, whole genome shotgun sequence, the genomic stretch gagggagaatgagatagagagatacaaagagagaattttatatatatatatatatatatatatatatatatgtgtatgtgtgtgtgtgtgtgtgtgtttgtgtgtgtgcgtgtgtgtgtgtgtgtgtgtatatatatattatatatatatatatatatatatatatatatatatattatatatatatatatatatatatatagagagagagagagagagagagagagagagagagagagagaaagagagagagaaagggagagattgagaaagagagagaggagggggagagagtgaaagagagagtgaaagagagagagagagagagagagagagagagagagagagagagagacagagagagagagagagagagagaaagagagacagagagagtgaaaaagagagagagagagagagagagagagagagagagagagagagagagagcgagagagagagagagagagagagagagagagagagagagagagagagagagaggggggggggagaagaaaaaaagaagaaatcataTTAAATATCGCATATAAGAAATCATATAACTTTTATCTTGTTCTTCATTGTTTACTCAcctatgatctttattatcatttatctctaTGACCACCATCCTCCACGTATTTtccaggaaaaaaacaaaaaagattacaagcgaaagtccccccccccccccccccattttcccgtCGCCACCTTGTCCTGATTTTTACGTCATAAAATCCCGCCATTTATCAGAGCAGATTATTGTCAAATATCACGCAACCGTTACTCTTTTCAGATCAACACACGTaccgaagagagaagaggaacgacAATAAGaactaggaaagagagagagagaaaaaagagagaagacagcaaATCAGAAACTATATAAGAATAAAACCCCAAAAACAGAGAAacttaggtgaagaaaaaaaagaaaagaaaaaaaaaacgggttaaGAAAGAATAAACGAAAGGAGATCAAccccgaaaaaagagaaaagaagaacaaccccgaaaagaaaagagaaaagaagaaagagaacagaaacatAACACAGAAAGATAAATCTGACAGTAACACTCTTagagaaaacgtaaacaaacagataccccccccaaaaaaaaaaaaaaaaaaaaaatggcggaccGTAGTCTCGTCAACGGCTTAAACGGCGAAGCGAAACGCAAGAGAAAGGCGGCCGCTGAAGCCCAGAACGGAACTCCCGCAGAAGGTCAGCTGCTGCAGAAGGTTCTCGACCTCGTGGGGCGCGAGCATCTCATCTCGTGCCCGGCGGAGGCCAAGATCGTCGAGTTCAAGCATCCGAAGGAATTAGAGGTAACAAGAGATTTAGAATTAGAGATTTAGCATTAAAGTTTCGGAATTAAAGGTTTAGAAtcagagatttagagagagatttAGCATTAGAAATTCGGATTTAGAAATTTAGAGTTAGAGACTTGGAAGGAGTATCTTAGAATTAGAGACATGGAATTAGAAATTTAGAGTTAGAGACGGAATGAGTATCTTAGAATTAGAGACATGGAATTAGAAATTTAGAATCAGAGATTTGGAATTAAAGATTTAGAATTAGAGAACTGGAATTAGAGATTTAGAATGTGAGATCTAGAATTAGAGACTTGGATTTAATTATTTAGAATTAGAGACGAATTTAAAGAATTAGAATTAGACGGATTTAAAGATTTAGAATTAGAGAAATGGAATTAGAAATTTAGGATTAGAGACTTGGTATTACAGATTTACTATAAGAGACGGAATTAGAACTCTAGAATTAGAGACTTAGGATAAAAGGTTAAGAATTAGAGATTTAGAACAAATGATTGCAAGTTAAGAGACGGAGGATTGTATCGAGAAGTTTGATGATAAGATAAGATATACTTCAGAAATTTACTTAGATTGTACGTTATGTGCAatttatatactgtgtgtgtgcgtgtgtgtgtgtgtgtgtgtgtgtgtgtgtgtgtgtgtgtgtgtgtgtgtgtgtgtgtgtgtgtgtgtgtgtgtgtgtgtgtgtgtgtgtgtgtgtgtgtgtgtgtgtgtgtgtgtgtgtgtgtgtgtgtgtgtgtgtgtgtatgtgtgtgcgtgtgtacatacatacacacacatacacatactaatgTACGTATGTACTTATCCAAAACccatataaataagataaaggcaatgtatatatagatatagatagatatcaactaataaaaagataaaaatggtcataacaattatcatgatgataaaaacactagtaataatgatgataataatgatagtaataatgatgataataatgatagtaataatgatgatattgataatgataataacagtaataataataatgataaaagtaatgatgatgacaataataatacttgaaattataataatgatgaagatgatgataataataatgataataataataatactaataataatgatgataataataataataataataatgataataataataatgataataataataataataataatgataataatgataataataatagccataataatgatgataatagtaatgataataataacaacaataccttcaacaacaaaacaatgagaactgaatacacacacacacacacacacacacacacacacacacacacacacacacacatcacaaacatcacaaacacacacacacacacacacacacacatcacaaacacacacacaaacatcacaaatatcacacacatcacaaacacacacacacacacatcacaaacaccaCAAACTCACACCggaattccctctcctctcccacaggCACTCCTTCAACTCGACATCAACCCAAAGGGCATGAACCAGACCCAAACTGAAGCCTTTATGGAGACGGTCGTGCGGTACAGCGTCAGGACACAACACCCTCACTTCTACAACCAGTTCTACGGCAGCGTCGACGAGGTGGCGCTGGCCGGGGCGTGGCTCACGGATGCTCTCAACACCAACCAGTgagttgtgtgtttatttatttatttatttatttatttatattttatttttattattttttggggggggatgtttttttgcggggatggggtggggggtgggtaggagggtggggggtagcgtTATTGTTagtttgctgtttttattgttattgttgttgttgttattattattttcatcgttattatcatcattattattgttatcattgttgttgctgttgtttttagttattgttatcagcacctttttattatcattattattgttattgttttaatcgttatcataattattatcaccccgaatatcattattaccattcgcattatcattattattattatctttttcaatattatcaccattatcatcgccatcattattaacattgttattggtTAAGTTGGGTTGgctgttattttatttgttttacttatttttgtttatttatttatctattacctatatatttgctttttcatcattctatggAGTTCTatggcattgtcattatcatcattattgtcataatgaataataagaatgattattatcatcatcgtcattatcattatcaagttcattatcattattataattattattattattattattattattattattattattattattattattatcattattattattatcactattattattattattattattattattattattattattattattattatcattattataattattattattattagcattagcgttattattattattagcattagtgttattattattattagcattattattatcattatctttattatcatcattattgtcattattagtagtaatcatattataagtattgttattattattattattattattatcatcattattattatagtcattattataattattactattatcattataatcaccattatcattatcataatcacaatcatcgtaattactattagtatcattatatcacTATATTCTGGTCTAGCACTCATTACAATCactatcgtctttatcatcaaaTTCATCACACAAACGCTTTAtgaaaaaatacgaaataaaaacgataagaaaagaaatatatctggaaggaaggaaaatgttaTGAtcgatatatctttttatatccatTCTCTGAAGTCTAAATAAAACGATAGAGAAATTGAGTATTGAATAAATGATGAGAGAAACTGAATAAGGCATTCACACACCCCAAAATACctttttatgaaaatgatgataataatgataactgtagagCTGCATCCGAATCTCGTAGTTTAACTTAAGTGGTAGTAAATGATAAGCGTTTTTGACCGAACGGCTATATTTGCGTTAATTGACTATTCTCGTACAATTAGTGAACAGTTCACACAGGTACTGTATATATTGTAAACTAATAACGCTTTCTGATTGGCTGTTATTCGAAAAGAGGGTCGCGGCAAGACATTCGGACGATTGCGCGCGCGAAGAACAAGTGACAAGGTGAAATTAGAGGCTAATCCGTGACAGGCAAATTTAACCTCATTCTACAACTATCATAGGTACCTTGGAGCGCCTGATCTATGTTATTCCCTCGCGAGGTCGTTAATTAATGATTAAGTGAACTACTGgttcattataacaataaaactgaaaatagGAATGATGACAAAtatgttaatcatgataatgataatagtaataataacagtgctgATAGTAACTGTATAATacaaatatttacttatttatctatagatttattgatttctatactattcatttattgatatgtatgtacctttgcacacacacacacacacacacacgtacacacttaaaAATGTTTACATAATCAATGACACCCTTTAATCGAGTTCCAACCGGTCTTGCTTCAATTGGCGACTGACTCAGTTTGATTTTGCTTTTCAAAACTATTAGATCGGTTCATCCTTTCATTCTTGtactaaatgaataataatagctTTGTTGACGATCGTTTACGCTAACCTCGAATAAAAAGATACTTTTGGTCATGCCTTGTAACGGATTATTTTATTGCTGCAGTTCGTATCGTTTAAGAATTATGATGCACCTCTTGATGAGAAACAAagtaaaaaggagaataaagtaaTTAATTGAGTGTGGAGCCTTCTGGAAATGGATaagtgaatacaaatatatattggaATACGTGCTTATCAATGGATCTTCTATAAACCTGCAATACCAGTGACTTAGCATCCAAGTTCATCCGATATTCAATAACAAAATACATTCGTTATATTGCCCCAATCGTCAAATAGACGCCATCTGAAAGATATACGGTTTATAAGGTCCAATTTCGGTCGATATCTGACGTCATACGATTAAGCCGTCTCCCTTTCTAAGAAAAGAGaggtaaacaaatcaataaataacggaatacagaaaaaaagataacgaaaaaaaatcggAAGGCTATATCAGGTCCTAGAAATTCTGGACGAAACTACTTTGTTCTGGAGACAAGTGTAGAAGAAATGGATCCAAAAAATAAAATTTCATCATAATCTGTACTGATATTTGTCTTCATTGTTGCAGAATTATCTAATCTAGGAGTATGATTCAACCTTTATCTAATCATAACTAAAATAATCAACAGCCAGTGAATTAAAACTAGCCAAAAGTAGCCATATTGAtgttttgtatatctatctccatGGTCGCTTAAATTTTAAATCCAGTTATATTTCAGATTTATCTAATGAACCATACTGACCAATAGCAGTtaactgatattatcataatcgtagAATAAATGTTTAGACCACGTTTGAAGTCAAATTTGTCTGCTAAAaacataataactaataacaacataataaaaacataaccatatatttacatagatctGTCTCAACAACTTCTGTTTCTTTTATACAGTCCTAGCTAAaatatcataacattaataagcCTTATCAGTTGAATTAAGAATATTTATGCCATtgatatctatcagtctgtcactTCAGATTCGTCACCACGATTATAATTCAGTATCCAATAACAAtgacacattttttctctctttattcgtaGAATTACCTATGAAGTGtccaataacaattatataaacttttatctctttttttattcgtagAATTACCCATGAAGTGtccaataacaattatataaacgtttctctctctttttttattcgtagACTTACCTATGAAGTGtccaataacaattatataaacgtttctctctctttttttattcgtagACTTACCTATGAAGTGtccaataacaattatataaacgtttctctctctttttttattcgtagACTTACCTATGAAGTGtccaataacaattatataaacttttatctctctttttttattcgtagACTTACCTATGAAGTGtccaataacaattatataaacgtttctctctctttttttattcgtagACTTACCTATGAAGTGtccaataacaattatataaacttttatctctctttttttattcgtagACTTACCTATGAAGTGtccaataacaattatataaacttttatctctctttttttattcgtagACTTACCTATGAAGTGtccaataacaattatataaacgtttctctctcttttttattcgtagACTTACCTATGAAGTGTCCAATAACAATTGTATAaacttttatcacttttttattcgtAGGATTACCTATGAAGTGTCCAATCACAATTATATaaacttttatctccctttttttattcgtAGAATTACCTATGAAGTGTCTCCCGTTTTCATCCTCATGGAGCGGTTTGTCCTCGCCAAGTTGGGATCGATTTTCGGCTATGACCAAGCGGACGGAATTTTCGCTccgggtgaggaaggaaggaggaggaagaggagaggggaggaaggaggagaggggaggaggaggagaggggagagaggaggaggaagaagaggagaggggagcagaggagaggggaaaggggagaaggaggaggagggggaggaagaggatagggggggagaggagatgggagaaggaggaggaagaggagaggggtgaaggaggagatgggagaaggaggaggaagaggagaggggtgaaggagggaggaagaggagaaggagaaggaggaggaggaggaaacggagagggtagaaggaggggggagaggaggaggaatatgataggggaaaaggaagaggagggggagaggaagaggaaaaaggtgaaaaagaggatgaaaggaggaggggggaaaaaaggatgattgtgaaaaaggagaagggggggggtgagaaggagggaggaggggagaagcagaaaggcccaggtaaaaaaaaaacgggtgaggagaagcagaaatgaaaaatgaagaaaggaagagggagagaaggggagtgtaataagggaaaaacaaagaagaggagggaaagtagaagaagaaaggggaaaaggatgaaggaagagaaagaaagggagaaagcgggagtaaaaatgaaagaaggaattaTAAAGGATGctttaagagaaagagacagaggagtgaagagagaaataaataaatagagaaagagacaatgacACTCCATACATCACAAACATGTAGGCCTACCCCCATTTTTCCATTCCCCTGAAACATACTTCTTTCAACTCCCGCCAGGTGGCAGCATAAGCAACTTACACGCCATGCTGTTGGCGAGATACAAACTTCACCCTGAAATCAAGCAATCTGGAATATTTAGCCTGAAGCCTCTTGTCGCCTTCACTTCAGACCAGGTGAGGCAGACCACGTGACCTGGGAAAAGGGTTATAGttaaagaataatgatcatgattgtgGTGAATATAGGGAGACCACGTGACCtgtgacaatgatgattaattaaagaataatgataatgactgtggtGAATATAGGGAGACCGCGTGACctgtgacaatgataattagttaaagaataatgataataactggtgAATATAGGGAGATCACGTGATctgtgaaaatgatggtaatcagTTAGAGAACAAGGATCATGATTATGGCAAAGGTGATAGCAATtatgctgatattgataatgataagatgataatgatgatgctgatactaataatgataatgattgtttaatgatgaagataatgaaatgatgacgataatgatagtgatgataatgaggataataatgatagcaataacaatagaaattatagtaaaagtaatgattttaCTGGACGAAATACCGCCAAACCCAAGCTCGCCAAACCCGCCAAACGCGCCAAACCCAAGCTCTCCAAACCCGCCAAACCCGCCACTAAGACCCCCCCTCGATTTCAGAGCCACTACTCGATCAGGAAGGCCGCCGTCACCATGGGCTTAGGCCTAGATAACGTGGTCCAGGTCAAGACCGATTCCGTAGGGCGCATGATACCGCAGGAGCTGAAGAAGGCCGTGAAGCGAGCGCGGGACGAGGGCAAGGAGCCGTTCTTCGTCTGCGCCACCTGCGGGAGCACCGTCCTGGGGGCCTACGACTCGCTGGAGGAACTCGCCGACATCTGCAGTCTGGAGGGACTCTGGCTGCACGCGGATgtgagtaaggggggaggggcagggggagggggaggaggagggaggatttaagggtggtggtgaggacggtggtgatgtgatgatggagatggtggtgatacaccattatcattgtcattaacatcattactgttattactgttataataatgattatgataataataatgataatgattataatgactgtcattgttattatcattattataacaataataacagtattgatgtatcatcaccatctccatcaccatcaccaccacgatcatCACAATTTCCATAATTATCTCCAttacatcaccaccatcctcgccatttttttttctattattataactataataataataattattattattattattattattgatattattattgttatcattactattattattaccattattgttattattattattataactatcactattattgttattattattgttgttgctgctatcattatctttttcattattattattattgatatcattattattattattattattattattattattattattattattactattgttactattaatattattattattatcaatattattttctttttattattaatatcattatcatcattattattattatcattatcattattattgttgttattattattactggtactagttgtaatagtatcattattattgatatgccggtgttattaatgtttttgttattattattactgtggtcGTTGTcatagttgctgttgttgctaatgttacttattattaatattgctaatgttgttattattattatcattattgttgttatgattatcgttattgttatgattattattgttattgttattgttattaccattattattattattattattattattattattattattattattattgttattattattattatcactattatcattattgttgttgttgttgctgttattatcattattatcattatcatcatcatcatcattatttgttaatattatcactattatcattgttattattattatcattatcattattattagtattacttttatcattattattattatcattgctatcattatcattattatacttttcattattgttattatcattattatcgttttcatcatcatagtagaaacagtaatattagtaataataatggtgatgatgataatgaagatgatgatgaagatgatgatgatggtaatgaagatgatgatgacgatgaagaggatgattaagattatgaagatgatgatgatgatgatgaagatgatgaagatgatgatgttgatgataatgattgataatgattataacaagaacaaGGGATGATGATCAAAGAATAACAAAATCAGTAACGTCAACTACTGTTAATTACGGTAATTAATTTCAAGAGTAGATCTACAAAGAGATAATAACTCAATAACCTTTATTTACATTCCAGGCTTGTGTAGGCGGCTGTGCAATATTTTCAGAGAGACTGAAACACTTTCTCGATGGAATTCATAGGTAATTCTTTCTAATCTCTAATTACCGAATGATCTATTGTGTTTAATTGGGGTTAATTATATTCAGATTTGTTTTAGGGGTAtcgtttgttattctttttggtGTGTTcagttgtttgttcgtttgtttttatggttatttGCATCAGTTATGTGTATCGTTTTTCATGTATATCATTGtgcgttttttattttgtgtattttgttatat encodes the following:
- the LOC113806937 gene encoding cysteine sulfinic acid decarboxylase, with the translated sequence MADRSLVNGLNGEAKRKRKAAAEAQNGTPAEGQLLQKVLDLVGREHLISCPAEAKIVEFKHPKELEALLQLDINPKGMNQTQTEAFMETVVRYSVRTQHPHFYNQFYGSVDEVALAGAWLTDALNTNQITYEVSPVFILMERFVLAKLGSIFGYDQADGIFAPGGSISNLHAMLLARYKLHPEIKQSGIFSLKPLVAFTSDQSHYSIRKAAVTMGLGLDNVVQVKTDSVGRMIPQELKKAVKRARDEGKEPFFVCATCGSTVLGAYDSLEELADICSLEGLWLHADACVGGCAIFSERLKHFLDGIHRADSIAWNPHKMLCVPLQCSVFLTRHKGLLDACHSARASYLFQQDKFYDVSYDVGDKSFQCGRKVDVFKLYFILSVRGLDEIASRIEAAFDAAAYLSEQVALRPNFRQVIPAAQCANTCFWFVPESLRGKEETPEWWEKLGKVAPRVKTRMVQAGTLMIGYQPIENKNLVNFFRMTNTCVPVPTSADMDFVLDEIERLGKDL